In Sphingobacterium thalpophilum, a genomic segment contains:
- the hpf gene encoding ribosome hibernation-promoting factor, HPF/YfiA family has product MNITVQSIRFTADQKLIEFIKKKTGKLEQFLDSIIGGECYLRLENVDDEANKISEIKLNIPGSQLFAKGQAKSFEEATDIAVESLRRQINKHKTKTKNTVINGRNEVLAVEEEEEEEEYD; this is encoded by the coding sequence ATGAACATTACTGTGCAATCCATTCGATTTACTGCTGATCAAAAGCTAATCGAGTTTATCAAAAAGAAAACAGGAAAATTGGAGCAGTTTTTGGATTCCATTATTGGGGGCGAATGCTACCTGCGATTGGAAAATGTCGATGATGAGGCAAATAAAATTTCAGAAATTAAATTGAATATCCCGGGAAGCCAGCTTTTTGCGAAAGGGCAAGCGAAGAGCTTTGAGGAGGCGACAGATATTGCTGTCGAATCCTTGCGTAGACAGATTAATAAACATAAAACAAAGACAAAAAATACAGTTATCAATGGGCGTAATGAAGTTCTT